The following are encoded together in the Nocardioides thalensis genome:
- a CDS encoding enoyl-CoA hydratase, with protein sequence MTEGHGFVLVDRPKDDVAVVTLNRPERMNSMAFDVMVPLRDVLRGISDDNAVRVVVLTGAGRGFCSGADQSGERGRMPNIGGLTAVTIALRAMELLDEIQVTLRKMHQPVIAAVNGPAIGGGLCLALACDVRVAAESAYFRAAGINNGLTASELGLSYLLPRAIGSSRAAEIMLTGRDVDATEAAAIGLVSRVVPDDQLLDSCLETAADITRWSRPGVELTKRTLVDSLDASSFEQHMHAEGTGQLLVRLLTQNFEEAVAARKEKRAPEFRD encoded by the coding sequence ATGACCGAGGGCCACGGCTTCGTCCTCGTCGACCGCCCCAAGGACGACGTCGCGGTCGTCACGCTCAACCGCCCCGAGCGGATGAACTCGATGGCGTTCGACGTGATGGTGCCGCTCCGCGACGTGCTGCGCGGCATCTCCGACGACAACGCGGTGCGGGTCGTGGTCCTCACCGGCGCCGGGCGCGGGTTCTGCTCCGGCGCGGACCAGAGCGGCGAGCGGGGCCGGATGCCCAACATCGGCGGGCTCACCGCCGTGACCATCGCGTTGCGGGCGATGGAGCTGCTCGACGAGATCCAGGTGACGCTGCGCAAGATGCACCAGCCGGTCATCGCCGCGGTCAACGGCCCGGCGATCGGCGGCGGGCTGTGCCTCGCGCTGGCGTGCGACGTACGGGTGGCCGCGGAGTCGGCGTACTTCCGGGCAGCAGGCATCAACAACGGCCTCACCGCCAGCGAGCTCGGGCTCTCCTACCTGCTCCCCCGCGCCATCGGGTCGTCGCGCGCCGCCGAGATCATGCTCACCGGCCGCGACGTCGACGCGACCGAGGCGGCGGCCATCGGCCTCGTCTCGCGGGTCGTGCCCGACGACCAGCTGCTCGACTCGTGCCTGGAGACGGCGGCGGACATCACCCGGTGGAGCCGCCCCGGTGTCGAGCTGACCAAGCGGACCCTGGTCGACTCCCTCGACGCCTCCTCCTTCGAGCAGCACATGCACGCCGAGGGGACAGGCCAGCTGCTGGTCCGGCTGCTCACGCAGAACTTCGAGGAGGCCGTCGCCGCCCGCAAGGAGAAGCGCGCTCCCGAGTTCCGCGACTGA
- a CDS encoding cytochrome P450 → MTAVLPEGFDFTDPDVNWAAVPHEQFRELRRTAPVAWIEQKPGSYDGFAPESGSGYWAATKHAEVAAVSKNSKQFSNAENGAIIRFPEGMTRADVEMQRVMILNQDPPDHATMRHIVSRAFTPRSINTLEQIMRERAHKIVSDAVARGSGNFVEEVAAELPLQAIADLIGVPMADRHRLFHWSNQMLASEDPDYAEVDGQEAAAEVLMYAMGMAAEHKALIEAGTPRDDLITRLLQADEEGRGLNDDEFGYFVIILTVAGNETTRNAISHGMNAFLDNPDQWELWKRERPDTMVDEVVRWATPVTVFQRTALEDVEVGGVPVKKGQRVGIFYASANFDEDVFEDPFRFDITRDPNPHVGFGGHGAHYCLGANLARQEIRVIFDALADVAPDISKLAEPKRLRHGWINGIKDLQVRYA, encoded by the coding sequence ATGACCGCCGTCCTGCCCGAGGGCTTCGACTTCACCGATCCTGACGTCAACTGGGCGGCGGTCCCGCACGAACAGTTCCGCGAGCTGCGCCGTACCGCCCCGGTCGCCTGGATCGAGCAGAAGCCCGGCTCGTACGACGGGTTCGCGCCCGAGTCGGGGTCCGGCTACTGGGCCGCGACCAAGCACGCCGAGGTCGCGGCGGTCTCGAAGAACAGCAAGCAGTTCTCCAACGCGGAGAACGGCGCGATCATCCGGTTCCCGGAGGGCATGACGCGCGCGGACGTCGAGATGCAGCGGGTGATGATCCTCAACCAGGACCCGCCCGACCACGCGACGATGCGGCACATCGTGTCGAGGGCGTTCACGCCGCGCTCGATCAACACGCTCGAGCAGATCATGCGCGAGCGGGCGCACAAGATCGTCAGCGACGCGGTCGCGCGGGGGAGCGGCAATTTCGTCGAGGAGGTCGCGGCCGAGCTGCCCCTCCAGGCGATCGCCGACCTGATCGGCGTACCGATGGCGGACCGGCACCGCCTCTTCCACTGGTCCAACCAGATGCTCGCCAGCGAGGACCCCGACTACGCGGAGGTCGACGGCCAGGAGGCGGCGGCCGAGGTGCTCATGTACGCCATGGGGATGGCCGCGGAGCACAAGGCGCTCATCGAGGCGGGCACGCCGCGCGACGACCTCATCACCCGGCTGCTCCAGGCCGACGAGGAGGGCCGAGGTCTCAACGACGACGAGTTCGGCTACTTCGTCATCATCCTGACCGTCGCCGGCAACGAGACGACCCGCAACGCGATCAGCCACGGGATGAACGCGTTCCTCGACAACCCCGACCAGTGGGAGCTCTGGAAGCGCGAGCGGCCGGACACGATGGTCGACGAGGTCGTCCGGTGGGCGACGCCGGTGACGGTGTTCCAGCGCACCGCCCTCGAGGACGTCGAGGTCGGGGGAGTGCCGGTCAAGAAGGGCCAGCGCGTCGGCATCTTCTACGCCTCGGCCAACTTCGACGAGGACGTCTTCGAGGACCCGTTCCGCTTCGACATCACCCGCGATCCCAATCCGCACGTCGGGTTCGGCGGCCACGGCGCCCACTACTGCCTCGGCGCCAACCTCGCCCGTCAGGAGATCCGGGTGATCTTCGACGCGCTGGCCGACGTCGCGCCCGACATCAGCAAGCTCGCCGAGCCGAAGCGGCTGCGCCACGGCTGGATCAACGGGATCAAGGATCTCCAGGTCCGCTACGCGTAA
- a CDS encoding GNAT family N-acetyltransferase: MTGSPVGLRAATTEDAPILAELAVAAYSIYLPRLPAGVRPGPLQTDYQAAVERDEVWVAELDDGVVAGFLILVRQEDHLLLENVAVHPAFQGRGIGRAFLELAEQRAAAYELPSIRLYTHAVMVENQQLYERWGYVETARRRDGEFERVFYEKDL; the protein is encoded by the coding sequence GTGACGGGCAGCCCGGTCGGCCTCCGTGCCGCAACGACAGAAGACGCGCCGATCCTCGCCGAGCTCGCCGTCGCCGCCTACTCGATCTACCTGCCGCGGCTGCCAGCGGGCGTCCGCCCCGGGCCGCTCCAGACCGACTACCAGGCCGCCGTCGAGCGGGACGAGGTGTGGGTCGCCGAGCTCGACGACGGGGTGGTCGCGGGCTTCCTGATCCTCGTCCGGCAGGAGGACCACCTGCTTCTCGAGAACGTCGCTGTCCACCCGGCGTTCCAGGGACGAGGCATCGGCCGCGCGTTTCTCGAGCTCGCGGAGCAGCGAGCGGCTGCGTACGAGCTTCCGTCGATCCGGCTGTACACCCATGCGGTCATGGTGGAGAACCAGCAGCTCTACGAGCGGTGGGGCTACGTCGAGACTGCTCGACGTCGGGACGGCGAGTTCGAGCGAGTCTTCTACGAGAAGGACCTCTGA
- the map gene encoding type I methionyl aminopeptidase: MIELRTPTQIEQMRPAGRFVASVISALAEKAAVGVNLLELDELAHRMIKDAGAESCYIDYHPSFGASPFGKVLCTSVNDAVLHGLPHDYVLQDGDLLSVDFAASVDGWVSDSALSVVVGTPREEDLRLIDTAQRALDAGIAAAQAGNKLGDISHAIGSVARADGLGVNLQFGGHGVGRTMHGEPHVPNDGPAGRGLKLRPGLVIAIEPWFLHTTDEIVFDPDGWTIRSADGSRGAHVEHTVAITADGPLVLTARD, translated from the coding sequence GTGATCGAGCTCCGTACCCCGACCCAGATCGAGCAGATGCGTCCTGCCGGGCGCTTCGTCGCCTCGGTGATCAGCGCACTCGCCGAGAAGGCTGCGGTGGGGGTCAACCTGCTCGAGCTCGACGAGCTGGCGCACCGGATGATCAAGGACGCCGGCGCAGAGTCGTGCTACATCGACTACCACCCCTCGTTCGGCGCCAGCCCGTTCGGCAAGGTGCTCTGCACGTCGGTCAACGACGCGGTCCTGCACGGGCTCCCCCACGACTACGTGCTCCAGGACGGCGACCTGCTGTCCGTCGACTTCGCCGCCTCGGTCGACGGCTGGGTCTCCGACTCGGCCCTGTCGGTCGTGGTCGGCACGCCGCGCGAGGAGGACCTCCGGCTGATCGACACCGCCCAGCGGGCGCTCGACGCCGGCATCGCCGCCGCCCAGGCCGGCAACAAGCTCGGCGACATCTCGCACGCGATCGGCTCGGTCGCCCGCGCCGACGGTCTCGGCGTCAACCTCCAGTTCGGCGGCCACGGTGTCGGCCGCACCATGCACGGCGAGCCGCACGTGCCCAACGACGGCCCCGCCGGCCGCGGCCTCAAGCTCCGGCCCGGCCTGGTCATCGCGATCGAGCCGTGGTTCCTGCACACCACCGACGAGATCGTGTTCGACCCCGACGGCTGGACCATCCGCTCGGCCGACGGCTCGCGCGGCGCGCACGTGGAGCACACCGTCGCCATCACTGCCGACGGTCCGCTGGTGCTCACCGCTCGCGACTGA
- a CDS encoding LLM class F420-dependent oxidoreductase, translating into MKLGLQLGYWGAQPPTGTAELVAAAEEAGFDAVFTAEAWGSDAFTPLAWWGRETSRVRLGTSIVQMSGRTPTSIAMHALTLDHLTGGRVVLGMGVSGPQVVEGWYGQPFSKPLARTREVVSIIRKVLAREAPVTNDGPHHPLPYNGPGSVGLGKPLKPIVHPLRADIPIWLGAEGPKNVAQTAEIADGWIPIFYTPKSAGMYQPWLDEGFARPGARRTRDSFEIAATCHLQVVEDGDEKQAVVEAMKPFVSLYMGGMGAKEQNFHHQVFTRMGYGALADKVQELYLSGRKDEATALIPDELVTDMHIIGTASEVKERVAQWEETGVTTLLLSCRSAGEIRQVAELLA; encoded by the coding sequence ATGAAGCTGGGCCTGCAGCTGGGCTACTGGGGCGCGCAGCCCCCGACGGGGACCGCGGAGCTCGTGGCCGCGGCGGAGGAGGCCGGTTTCGACGCCGTCTTCACGGCGGAGGCGTGGGGGAGCGACGCGTTCACCCCGCTGGCGTGGTGGGGGCGGGAGACCTCCCGGGTGCGCCTCGGCACGTCCATCGTGCAGATGTCGGGGCGGACGCCGACGTCGATCGCGATGCACGCGCTGACGCTCGACCACCTCACCGGCGGCCGCGTGGTCCTCGGCATGGGCGTGAGCGGCCCGCAGGTCGTCGAGGGCTGGTACGGCCAGCCGTTCTCGAAGCCGCTCGCGCGCACGCGTGAGGTCGTCTCGATCATCCGCAAGGTGCTGGCCCGCGAGGCGCCCGTCACCAACGACGGCCCGCACCACCCGCTGCCCTACAACGGCCCCGGATCGGTCGGTCTCGGCAAGCCGCTCAAGCCGATCGTGCACCCGCTGCGCGCCGACATCCCGATCTGGCTCGGTGCCGAGGGTCCGAAGAACGTCGCGCAGACCGCCGAGATCGCGGACGGCTGGATCCCGATCTTCTACACGCCGAAGAGCGCCGGCATGTACCAGCCGTGGCTCGACGAGGGCTTCGCGCGGCCCGGCGCCCGCCGGACGCGCGACTCGTTCGAGATCGCGGCCACCTGTCACCTCCAGGTCGTCGAGGACGGCGACGAGAAGCAGGCCGTCGTCGAGGCGATGAAGCCGTTCGTCTCCCTCTACATGGGCGGCATGGGTGCGAAGGAGCAGAACTTCCACCACCAGGTCTTCACCCGCATGGGGTACGGCGCGCTCGCCGACAAGGTCCAGGAGCTCTACCTGTCGGGGCGCAAGGACGAGGCGACCGCGCTGATCCCGGACGAGCTGGTCACCGACATGCACATCATCGGGACCGCGTCGGAGGTGAAGGAGCGGGTCGCCCAGTGGGAGGAGACGGGCGTGACCACGCTGCTCCTCAGCTGCCGGAGCGCCGGCGAGATCCGCCAGGTCGCGGAGCTGCTCGCCTGA
- a CDS encoding zinc metalloprotease has product MVVRSRVVTRLAAASLAVGFLTSAPGVSVAAPSAGGEDCTDYGEVAEAPKGFIPRDDHQIVRQDPLAEVLAERRTTRSAAAAAAEPGTIPVHFHVVAKDRGNAGGNLSQERIEAQIDVLNDAYAGSGFSFDLVEVTRTYEPQWFNLISANGSDPRYFRGSGKEIKMKQRLHEGDSETLNIYTASLGQFLLGWAYLPWDFAPTTGEALPRFFDGVVLDYRSLPQVAGDTGDSTAFAIYGEGDTATHEVGHWLGLFHTFQGGCTEPGDHVGDTPAEASPAFQCPVGRDTCAAAGSDPIHNFMDYTQDSCMFEFTPGQVTRMQATWAEFRAIG; this is encoded by the coding sequence ATGGTCGTCAGGTCCCGCGTCGTCACCCGTCTCGCAGCCGCCAGCCTCGCCGTCGGCTTCCTCACCTCGGCACCCGGCGTCTCGGTCGCGGCGCCCTCCGCCGGCGGGGAGGACTGCACCGACTACGGCGAGGTCGCCGAGGCCCCGAAGGGCTTCATCCCCCGCGACGACCACCAGATCGTGCGCCAGGACCCGCTCGCAGAGGTGCTCGCGGAGCGGCGTACGACGAGGTCCGCAGCCGCGGCGGCCGCGGAGCCGGGCACCATCCCGGTGCATTTCCACGTGGTCGCCAAGGACCGCGGCAACGCCGGCGGCAACCTGTCGCAGGAGCGGATCGAGGCGCAGATCGACGTCCTCAACGACGCGTACGCCGGCTCCGGGTTCTCCTTCGACCTGGTCGAGGTCACCCGGACCTACGAGCCGCAGTGGTTCAACCTGATCTCCGCCAACGGCTCCGACCCGCGCTACTTCCGGGGCAGCGGCAAGGAGATCAAGATGAAGCAGCGCCTGCACGAGGGCGACTCCGAGACGCTGAACATCTACACCGCCAGCCTCGGCCAGTTCCTGCTCGGCTGGGCCTACCTGCCGTGGGACTTCGCCCCGACGACCGGCGAGGCGCTGCCCCGCTTCTTCGACGGCGTCGTGCTCGACTACCGGTCGCTGCCCCAGGTCGCCGGTGACACCGGCGACAGCACGGCGTTCGCGATCTACGGCGAGGGCGACACGGCCACCCACGAGGTCGGCCACTGGCTCGGGCTGTTCCACACCTTCCAGGGCGGCTGCACCGAGCCGGGCGACCACGTGGGCGACACGCCTGCCGAGGCGTCGCCGGCGTTCCAGTGCCCGGTCGGCCGCGACACCTGCGCGGCCGCGGGCTCGGACCCGATCCACAACTTCATGGACTACACGCAGGACAGCTGCATGTTCGAGTTCACGCCGGGCCAGGTCACCCGGATGCAGGCCACCTGGGCGGAGTTCCGCGCGATCGGCTGA
- a CDS encoding thiolase domain-containing protein, with the protein MAKVPAAVVGVGQTHHRAKREDVSMAGLCREAMDRALEDAGMTLDEIDAIVVGKAPDLFEGVMMPELYLAEALGAAGKPLLRVHTAGSVGGSTAIVASSLVQAGVHKKVLTVAFEKQSESNAMWALSVPVPFVMPVHAGAGGYFAPHVRSYIRRSGAPTEVGAMVAAKDRTNALNNPYAHLREEKTVEQVLGSTMLWDPIRYDETCPSSDGACALVIVDEDVARSSSNPAWIHGTVMRSEPTTAAERDQVNPQAGREAAATLWRQAGITNPLEEIDAAEIYVPFSWFEPMWLENLGFTEEGAGWKLTEAGETGMDGKLPINCSGGVLSSNPIGASGMLRFGEAALQVRGAAGDHQVDGARKALGHAYGGGSQFFAMWVVGADKPTN; encoded by the coding sequence ATGGCGAAGGTTCCTGCGGCGGTCGTCGGGGTCGGGCAGACCCACCACCGCGCGAAGCGTGAGGACGTCTCGATGGCCGGCCTGTGCCGGGAGGCGATGGACCGGGCCCTCGAGGACGCCGGCATGACGCTCGACGAGATCGACGCGATCGTCGTCGGCAAGGCCCCCGACCTCTTCGAGGGCGTGATGATGCCCGAGCTGTACCTCGCCGAGGCGCTCGGCGCTGCCGGCAAGCCGCTGCTCCGCGTGCACACCGCCGGCTCGGTCGGCGGCTCCACGGCGATCGTGGCGTCGTCCCTCGTCCAGGCGGGCGTACACAAGAAGGTGCTGACCGTCGCGTTCGAGAAGCAGTCGGAGTCCAACGCGATGTGGGCGCTGTCCGTGCCCGTGCCGTTCGTGATGCCGGTGCACGCCGGTGCGGGTGGCTACTTCGCTCCCCACGTGCGGTCGTACATCCGGCGGTCGGGCGCGCCGACGGAGGTCGGCGCCATGGTCGCGGCGAAGGACCGCACCAACGCACTGAACAACCCCTACGCCCACCTGCGCGAGGAGAAGACCGTCGAGCAGGTCCTCGGCTCGACCATGCTCTGGGACCCGATCCGCTACGACGAGACCTGCCCGTCGTCCGACGGCGCATGCGCGCTGGTGATCGTCGACGAGGACGTTGCGCGCAGCTCGAGCAACCCGGCCTGGATCCACGGCACGGTGATGCGCTCGGAGCCCACGACCGCCGCCGAGCGCGACCAGGTCAACCCGCAGGCGGGCCGCGAGGCGGCCGCGACGCTCTGGCGGCAGGCCGGCATCACCAACCCGCTCGAGGAGATCGACGCGGCCGAGATCTACGTGCCGTTCTCCTGGTTCGAGCCGATGTGGCTGGAGAACCTCGGCTTCACCGAGGAGGGCGCCGGGTGGAAGCTGACCGAGGCCGGCGAGACCGGCATGGACGGCAAGCTCCCGATCAACTGCTCCGGCGGCGTGCTCTCGTCCAACCCGATCGGCGCGTCCGGGATGCTGCGGTTCGGCGAGGCGGCGCTCCAGGTGCGCGGCGCCGCGGGCGACCACCAGGTCGACGGGGCGCGCAAGGCGCTGGGCCACGCCTACGGCGGCGGGTCGCAGTTCTTCGCGATGTGGGTCGTCGGCGCCGACAAGCCCACCAACTGA
- the fadD8 gene encoding fatty-acid--CoA ligase FadD8: MDTMRMPGHNGHLMVAALKRHAQRPIVHLGDVTLTGKETADRISQYIQAYESLGAGRGTPGALLALNRPEVLFIMGAGQTQGYQRTSLHPLGSADDHAYVINDAGITTITIDPYFADRAVELLDKCPGLKQVLTIGPVPDALAEVGTDLTAVAASFEPRPFEAALLEPDHTTSITYTGGTTGKPKGVIGQVRAFSTMTQVQMAEWEWPEEPRFLMCTPLSHAGAAFFVPVVLKGGTLFVSSRFDPAEVLATIEEKRINSLMLVPTMLYALMDHPDSRTRDLSSLETVYYGASAINPVRLKEAIERFGPVFAQYYGQSEAPMVISYFAKRDHVDADGKPIESRLTSCGRPSAYVRTALLGEDGTPVAPGEPGEICVAGPLLAGGYWQLPDETAQTFRDGWMHTGDVAREDEDGFWHIVDRTKDMIVTGGFNVFPREVEDVVAQHPAVAQVGVIGVPHEKFGEAVTAVVVLREGHELTDDVVAEIQSMVKERKGSVQAPKQVIAVDALPLTGLGKPDKKALRAQFWTGDRSVG, encoded by the coding sequence ATGGACACGATGCGGATGCCCGGTCACAACGGTCACCTGATGGTGGCGGCGCTCAAGCGACACGCCCAGCGCCCGATCGTCCACCTCGGTGACGTGACGCTCACGGGCAAGGAGACGGCCGACCGGATCTCGCAATACATCCAGGCCTACGAGTCCCTCGGCGCCGGCCGCGGCACCCCCGGGGCGCTCCTCGCGCTCAACCGCCCCGAGGTGCTGTTCATCATGGGCGCCGGGCAGACCCAGGGCTACCAGCGCACGTCCCTGCACCCGCTCGGGTCCGCCGACGACCACGCCTACGTCATCAACGACGCCGGCATCACGACGATCACGATCGACCCCTACTTCGCCGACCGTGCCGTCGAGCTGCTCGACAAGTGCCCGGGCCTCAAGCAGGTGCTGACCATCGGCCCCGTCCCGGACGCCCTCGCCGAGGTGGGCACCGACCTGACCGCCGTTGCGGCGTCGTTCGAGCCGCGGCCGTTCGAGGCGGCGCTGCTCGAGCCCGACCACACGACGTCGATCACCTACACCGGCGGCACCACCGGCAAGCCGAAGGGCGTGATCGGGCAGGTGCGCGCGTTCTCGACGATGACCCAGGTGCAGATGGCCGAGTGGGAGTGGCCCGAGGAGCCGCGCTTTCTCATGTGCACCCCGCTCTCGCACGCCGGCGCGGCCTTCTTCGTGCCGGTCGTGCTCAAGGGCGGCACGCTCTTCGTCTCCTCCCGCTTCGACCCCGCCGAGGTGCTCGCGACCATCGAGGAGAAGCGCATCAACTCGCTGATGCTGGTGCCGACGATGCTCTACGCACTGATGGACCACCCCGACAGCCGCACCCGGGACCTCTCCTCCCTGGAGACCGTCTACTACGGCGCGTCGGCGATCAATCCGGTGCGCCTGAAGGAGGCGATCGAGCGGTTCGGGCCGGTCTTCGCCCAGTACTACGGCCAGTCCGAGGCGCCGATGGTCATCAGCTACTTCGCCAAGCGCGACCACGTCGACGCCGACGGGAAGCCGATCGAGTCCCGGCTCACCTCGTGCGGCCGGCCGTCGGCCTACGTCCGCACCGCCCTGCTCGGCGAGGACGGTACGCCGGTCGCGCCCGGTGAGCCGGGGGAGATCTGCGTCGCCGGCCCCCTGCTCGCCGGCGGCTACTGGCAGCTGCCCGACGAGACGGCGCAGACCTTCCGCGACGGCTGGATGCACACGGGCGACGTCGCCCGCGAGGACGAGGACGGCTTCTGGCACATCGTCGACCGCACCAAGGACATGATCGTGACCGGCGGGTTCAACGTCTTCCCGCGCGAGGTCGAGGACGTCGTCGCGCAGCACCCGGCGGTCGCGCAGGTCGGTGTCATCGGCGTGCCCCACGAGAAGTTCGGCGAGGCGGTCACCGCGGTCGTCGTGCTCAGGGAGGGGCACGAGCTCACCGACGACGTCGTCGCCGAGATCCAGTCCATGGTCAAGGAGCGCAAGGGCTCCGTGCAGGCGCCGAAGCAGGTGATCGCCGTCGACGCCCTGCCGCTCACCGGCCTCGGCAAGCCGGACAAGAAGGCGCTCCGCGCGCAGTTCTGGACGGGGGACCGGAGCGTCGGCTGA
- a CDS encoding Zn-ribbon domain-containing OB-fold protein, which translates to MSRTLQAPVTVAFDYTRSVGPVLGRFLTGLREGRFVGARTSDGRVVVPPPEFDPLTHRATADFVDLPDTGTVTSWTWVSEPVAGQPFDRPFAFALVTLDGADAPILHAVDAAGPEEMSTGMRVRARWAEERAGVITDFVFEPDGSSEVSRLGTGAPRTSTTEEGDAVSGIITPVSLDYVYAASPEESAFFRGLSEGRILGQRCPKCQKVYVPPRPACPVDGVPTEGEIELSDTGTVTTFCIVNVPFQGQKIKPPYVAAYVLLDGADIAIQHLILDIPADEVRMGLRVKAVWKPREEWGTTIENISHFAPTGDPDADYETYKQHL; encoded by the coding sequence ATGAGCCGCACCCTGCAGGCGCCCGTGACGGTCGCCTTCGACTACACTCGATCGGTCGGCCCGGTGCTCGGTCGTTTCCTGACCGGCCTTCGCGAAGGCCGCTTCGTGGGAGCACGCACGAGCGACGGCCGGGTCGTCGTACCGCCGCCCGAGTTCGACCCTCTCACGCACCGGGCGACCGCCGACTTCGTCGACCTCCCCGACACCGGGACCGTGACCTCGTGGACGTGGGTCAGCGAGCCGGTCGCCGGCCAGCCCTTCGACCGGCCGTTCGCGTTCGCGCTGGTGACCCTCGACGGCGCCGACGCGCCGATCCTGCACGCCGTCGACGCGGCGGGCCCGGAGGAGATGTCCACCGGGATGCGGGTACGGGCGCGGTGGGCCGAGGAGCGGGCGGGAGTGATCACGGACTTCGTGTTCGAGCCGGACGGGTCCTCGGAGGTGTCGAGGCTCGGCACCGGGGCGCCTCGCACCTCGACCACCGAGGAAGGCGACGCGGTGAGCGGGATCATCACCCCGGTCAGCCTCGACTACGTCTACGCCGCCTCCCCGGAGGAGTCCGCGTTCTTCCGCGGCCTCTCGGAGGGCCGGATCCTCGGCCAGCGGTGCCCGAAGTGCCAGAAGGTCTACGTGCCGCCGCGGCCCGCGTGCCCGGTCGACGGCGTCCCGACCGAGGGCGAGATCGAGCTGTCCGACACCGGCACCGTCACGACCTTCTGCATCGTGAACGTGCCGTTCCAGGGCCAGAAGATCAAGCCGCCGTACGTCGCCGCCTACGTGCTGCTCGACGGCGCCGACATCGCGATCCAGCACCTGATCCTCGACATCCCGGCGGACGAGGTGCGGATGGGGCTGCGGGTGAAGGCCGTCTGGAAGCCGCGCGAGGAGTGGGGCACCACGATCGAGAACATCAGCCACTTCGCGCCGACCGGTGACCCGGACGCGGACTACGAGACCTACAAGCAGCACCTGTGA
- a CDS encoding thiolase domain-containing protein encodes MRDVAVVGFAQRQMTDYDGSPQCAELLVPLLAECYEQTGWTKKDIGFWCSGSSDYLAGRAFSFVSAIDAIGVLPPVNESHVEMDAAWALYEAWLKIQTGEVDTALVYGFGKSSAGVLRRTLALQLDPYTMTPLWPDTVSIAALQARLGIDAGLWDERAMAEVVDRSLTDAEKNEYAVRAGGSSVEDLLARPMFADPLRKHDCAPVTDGAAAIVLAAGDRAREVRDRPAWITGLGHVSDGLHLGTRDLTQSESAERAAASVGGLDGVEIAEVHAPFSHQEVILRGALGLADDVRINPSGGPLAGNPMFTGGAIRIGEAARRVWDGTADKVAGHATSGPALQQNLVCVMEAK; translated from the coding sequence ATGAGAGACGTTGCCGTCGTCGGGTTCGCCCAGCGACAGATGACCGACTACGACGGGTCGCCGCAGTGCGCGGAGCTGCTGGTGCCGCTGCTCGCGGAGTGCTACGAGCAGACCGGCTGGACCAAGAAGGACATCGGGTTCTGGTGCTCCGGCTCGTCGGACTACCTCGCCGGACGGGCGTTCTCGTTCGTGTCGGCGATCGACGCGATCGGCGTGCTGCCGCCCGTCAACGAGTCGCACGTGGAGATGGACGCCGCGTGGGCGCTCTACGAGGCCTGGCTGAAGATCCAGACCGGCGAGGTCGACACGGCCCTGGTCTACGGCTTCGGAAAGTCCTCCGCGGGCGTGCTGCGCCGTACGCTCGCGCTGCAGCTCGACCCGTACACGATGACGCCGCTGTGGCCCGACACCGTCTCGATCGCCGCCCTCCAGGCGCGCCTCGGCATCGACGCGGGCCTGTGGGACGAGCGGGCGATGGCCGAGGTCGTCGACCGCTCCCTGACCGACGCCGAGAAGAACGAGTACGCCGTCCGCGCGGGCGGGTCGTCCGTCGAGGACCTCCTGGCCCGGCCGATGTTCGCCGACCCGCTGCGCAAGCACGACTGCGCCCCGGTGACCGACGGCGCGGCCGCGATCGTGCTGGCGGCCGGCGACCGTGCCCGCGAGGTGCGCGACCGGCCGGCCTGGATCACCGGTCTCGGCCACGTGTCCGACGGCCTCCACCTCGGCACCCGCGACCTCACCCAGTCGGAGTCCGCCGAGCGGGCCGCCGCGTCAGTGGGCGGCCTCGACGGCGTCGAGATCGCCGAGGTGCATGCGCCGTTCAGCCACCAGGAGGTCATCCTCCGCGGTGCGCTCGGGCTCGCGGACGACGTACGGATCAACCCGTCGGGCGGACCGCTCGCGGGCAACCCGATGTTCACCGGCGGCGCGATCCGGATCGGCGAGGCGGCTCGCCGGGTGTGGGACGGGACCGCCGACAAGGTGGCGGGCCACGCGACCAGCGGACCGGCCCTGCAGCAGAACCTCGTGTGCGTGATGGAGGCGAAGTAG
- a CDS encoding SigE family RNA polymerase sigma factor — MSGRDDFESFVAARRGALLKSAYLLTGSHADAEDLVQTTLIKVVPKWSRIADHPEPYVRRVLARESINRWRRRRWREVSTAVLPDSPVGADDGSERDILRAALLKLSPRQRAVVVLRYYEDLTERETAARLGLSLGTVKSYAREGLARLRTTLPIDDLSGPQRSFS; from the coding sequence GTGTCCGGCCGTGACGACTTCGAGTCGTTCGTCGCCGCGCGCCGCGGCGCGCTCCTCAAGTCGGCGTACCTGCTGACCGGGTCGCATGCCGACGCCGAGGACCTCGTCCAGACGACGCTCATCAAGGTCGTGCCCAAGTGGTCGCGGATCGCCGACCACCCCGAGCCTTACGTGCGGCGAGTGCTCGCCCGAGAGAGCATCAACCGCTGGCGGCGCCGGCGCTGGCGGGAGGTCTCAACGGCCGTGCTGCCCGACTCCCCTGTCGGCGCCGATGACGGGTCCGAGCGCGACATCCTGCGCGCGGCCCTGCTGAAGCTCTCGCCACGCCAGCGCGCCGTGGTCGTGCTGCGCTACTACGAGGACCTCACCGAGCGCGAGACCGCCGCCCGTCTCGGGCTCTCGCTCGGCACGGTGAAGTCGTATGCACGCGAAGGACTTGCGCGCCTGCGGACCACGCTTCCGATCGACGACCTGTCGGGGCCTCAGAGGTCCTTCTCGTAG